In Arachis hypogaea cultivar Tifrunner chromosome 7, arahy.Tifrunner.gnm2.J5K5, whole genome shotgun sequence, the genomic window TATGCCAAAACATCAGGTATATACATTCTCTTGGCCGCTTTGTCCCGTCCTTTTCAACATCTGCACTAGCATTATCAGTCCTAGGGCCATCTCTCTTCAGAGCAACAGCAGCAGCTTTTGGTGGTGAAGAAACTTTCTGTCTAGGAGGTAGTGTAAATCTTGCCTTAACAACATTCCCATCTATTTGGGCCTGCATTATAAAAATCAAATCTATCAACTTCCAATGCAAACATCATCCAGAAGGGTTGATTATAGAAGCTAATCCTACTCAGTCCAGAGACACATACACCATCCATGTGCAATAAAGCTTGTTCAGCATCTGCTCTTGTCTTAAACTGCACATATCCATATCCTTTTGGAAGATTAACCTGGAAATGAGACGAGAGTGAAATTAATTGTAATAATAATCCCCTAAGCCTGTCATAACAATGTAAAATCAAACTTACAGTTCGGTCCATTGCCAACTCCACACTTACAACCTCACCAAAGTTACCTGAAAAGGTAATGCATGATGGTTAGATCACTAGAATgtttcataaaatttcaattattcaaataataaatagCAGCAAACATGTTACATTTACCAGTTCCTAAGTGTTGTGAAGTAACAGTTTAGCCATAAATAGGAAACAGAACAAATAGAGCTATATTAGGTTTAATTCTCGATGCTCATTGCACCAAGAAAAGATATTTCTTACATTGTCATTGCATCAATGCCATTTACATGCAAATTACAACTAAGAACTTCATCAAACAATTTGACAACCATGACGGTTTTAACATAGCACCTATGCTATTGCAATCACAATGTTAAAGAAACTAGAAGTTAGAAAGAATTGAACATACTGAAAATTTCTTTCAAATGGCCTTCATTGACATTCCTGCTGAGCTTTTCTACATGAAGAACAAGTGATTCACGTACAGGAGAAGGTTTCCTGAGATCAGCATAAAAAGCAAACACGCAAGCAAAACGAATATGAAACATGAAAAGATCCGGAAAAAAAGGCCCGTGAAATGATGAGTTCTCTACTCGAAAAGAGGACGCTGAGTTGGATTTTAAAATTACGATGTTAccatcaaaataaaaatgaaaacataAACACATCATTAAGAATCTAATAATATGTGATCCAAATCCATTAAAAGAAATTCGAAAACTAGAACAAGCAACCTGCActaaaagttattttgaaaaagttaattCATAATctaaatcaataataagaactcTAAGTACTAACTAGAAATCTTTCACACATGACTTTGTTAAAGACTCAATAAACTGTCAATACCTAACACCACAAAACTGTCTCACTACAGTGTTCTACTACTGTACTAGTTATATCTTTCTGAAATCCATGATATACCACATCATATGCCTATGAGATACAACATATATAAAAATGCACTAGATTGAAAGAGAACATGATGACATATTCatattaatcaaaacaaaatatttatatcACAAAGGAAGTAGGACCAATAACGAAAACCAAGTCTTCTATCACTAGGTTGATCAAAAGAAACAGTAGAATCATATAAAGCAGTATACttggaaaaaggaagaagaagatttacCTTGGAGGAGGAGAAGCTCTTCTAGACTGAGGAGGAGGAGATCGACCTCGCCTGGCTGCTTCAGGGGAGCTACAagcaaaaaagattaaaaaaaaatggaacTCTGTCTAGTTCACAAGTAAAGCGGCAATATTGTTGGCTATGAATTGAAGGAAAATGGCAATGAATGAAAGGGAAATACAAGGTAGAAACAATGAAATAGGAGAACACAGAAGTGAAACTAATAAAGGGTCAACTGCATTCAATATTTCAATTATTGTATGTCATCAGGGAATTTGCGTATCAGCTTCTTTCACAGTCAAGGCACAAACTCACGAAACAGAGACAGAAAGGATAATCTAAAAGATTATCAAGCCAATCCTCCGTAGAATCACCACTAAATGTAAAACCTATCCCCGCAATAAAAATTACATCAAGACGTATGTTGAGAAGAGAATTTTGGCAACTCAATAAGAATCCACCAGACCCTTTTGTTAACTTAAGGCACAGATATAAACCACTTGACCTGAGGCACTAGTTTTTTTGTCTGTTTGAGATCAAAGCATCGGTCCCTTTTTGTACGTTTGGGAATGTAAGCCATAAGGGGCACcgcaacaaaattaaaaaaaaaaatgtcaaGAAACCTCCAAAACATTACACCATTAAGTAAAGAATGTGTAGCTTTTTAAACAACAGTATTTCAAAGGGGGAAAAAATGATCTTTGCAAATAACTTTCAATTTCAATCCTCAATTTTCACCTTCATTTTATAAAACATTAGCAACTAACCCAAAACCTTGGTCAATTCCCACATTTTCAGCATCCAGTTCCCCGATGTTCTATTTGGAGGGAAAAAAACCAACATCCAACAGACACACAAATAACAAGAAAAGAGAAGTCCAACTGAAGCTCCATTTTTTCCTCCCTCTCTCTTCAACTACAACTACGAAGTTACAGATGTCGCATAAACCGATGAAGAAACGGGGAAATTGTGAAATCGGTAAGCGTACCTTCTTCGGCGCTGAGGGGGAGGGCTTCGGCTTCGGCTTCGGGAGGAGCGAGacggggaggaggaggaggaagagaaggatCTGGAGCGAGAAGGAGAACGGGATCGAGAGAGGGAGCGAGAGCGGGAGGAAGAGCGAGAATCTGAAGGGGAAGAGGAACGGGAGCGGGAGGAGGAGCCGGAGCCCGAGGGCGGAGAGCGATGGCCTCGCCCCGGTTTCGCCATTGCTAGGGCACACAGAAGAACAAGCGGGAGAGAGAGAAATGGAGAGAAGACGGAACCCTGGATAAACCCTAGCTCCTCGTCGGGCTAGCACGATAGCAGTGACTGAATTTAACCGTGTGATTATTTGAGTGGAAAAAGTGAGAAACGAATCAAGGATAAGGGCTAATTGGATATCAGTTATTACCCGAATACCCGCTTTGCTTATCGGGTCCCAACCGGGTATGTCCGAATTATAAAGCCTGTCCATtttaatcattattttttttagagttgctattttttatttttttcatttaagtttATTTAAGTAGGATCAACACCAACAAAAATCACTCTCATTAAAAGAGTATAATTATAggtacatttttttcttcttcccacGCTTATTTACGCATggaacttcttcctcttcttatcacgctcgtttacgcacggagcgtcttctttttcttcttcgccttcttcttaGTGTTTCTCCTCCTCCTCGTTCTTTTTTGCGTTCCTGcctcattcttttgttgttgctgctgtatttttttctttcttttcctccttttctccctggtgaagaagcagtagaaggtgaagaAGAGTTTTTAATTGTGCATAacagaaataaaccgaaattatattcaaaatataaaccaaaattatattcagaatgaatcgaaattatattcaaaatgaactgaaaattaaattcagaatGAAAACTGATACGCGAAAACTTGTCTCACTACAAATTTCctaccggtaagtgcaccggattatcgtcaagtaaaactcactatagagtgaggtcgaatcccacagggattggttggttgatcaacgttaattggagaattgttctagttgaacgaaatcaaatttgaagtgaggagtgcagaatgtaaattggcggaaaacttaaattgcaagaaacgtaaatgactgatgcaccactatttcgtggtatatcttgtgcttaattgagtggattttatctactattctcacacttattcatgtaaactgcatgttttacattttccttcctgattttgtactatgattgaaaacatatttctttggtcataatttagctaattttaatcctctcttattaccattcgatgtcatgatatgtgtgttaagtgtttttagagattacaggacaggaatggcttagaggatggaaagaaagcatgcaaaagtggaaggaatacaagaagctgaaggaactgcaaagctgtcagtcctgacctcttcgcactcaatcgatcataacttgagctacagaggtccaaatgaggcggtttcagttgctttggaaagctaacatccggagcttcgcaacgatatacaATTTGCCATAGTCAATCTGGTGTTTAGGGATGCGCACGCGCAaaacacgcgtacgcatggattgtgcgaaagttcagcgacgcgtatgcgtgcatgacgcatacacGCGCATGAGCCACGTGCTGTACGTATcggaaatcgcccccagcgatttttgggctatttttgacccagttttcagctcaaaaaatatagattagaggctgtagagtggaggaatgaaggagacacttctcataattcacaatttaggttttagatgtagtttctagagagagagactctctcctctctctaggttttaggttttggGTTTATTTCTTCTCTAATTCAGATTTCTatgttgctttaatttagtttctcttctactcttatctattctagcactttagtttctcttctcttggaggtttatttatttattcactttagtttatgaattctcatgttagatttgattttctatttaatgcaatttgaggtatttcatacttatgattgttctcttcaatttatgttattgatgcttccaattggttgtttggatttcattatctcttattacttttctaagcttttattttgtgcccaccaagtgtttgatagaatgcttggagggatgttagagtaggattttatgttcttgacttgggatggtaacttggaactcttgagttactaatgcccaagtaattgatgattgatagccattgactctagttctcactaattgaattggtggagagttaggacttatggacttggattgatatagctcatttaactttcctttactactagttagaggatgatttaatgagattgatccttacgaattctcatgttgtggttagtgataaggatagagatccttgaccaccaaaccttgccaagacccctttatcatttgatttttcattaccatttactttttcttgttctcttaatctgaaaactccaaaaatatacctttgcataaccaattataagaacacctccctgcaattccatgagagacgacccgaggtttaaatacttcggttattagatttattaggggtttgttacttgtgacaaccaaacttttgtatgaaatgattattgttggtttataaactatactagcaacgtgatttcaattgtgaaattctagaccacgcaaaagtccgttcatcaatgactgaatgtaaatgactaaatttaaatggcggaaagtaaattgtaggaaattaaagtgcagaagcttaaattgcaagaaattaaatgggaataggGATTGTTAAGCATagatgtaaagtgcagaattaaaagaatgggtaagatcagagaggGGGagctcattggggtcaggagatgtgataattctccggatcaaattcatgttcatctcttcctcaatcaatgcattcattgatctccttcgtaatcttaagtgattaaatcccaattccttggcaatctaatctctctaaacatgaacaattgcccaattctttgatttaagtgctcatgagaagagatgaagtatggtcactgattataccacacatattcatagatcaaagtattggtaggattacatatCACTAtctccatccaaaccccaatctaatccaatgtgagaatgCATTTCTAGCATAATCTCCtcattcttcttccaaggttcagaggagatccaattatgaatagcttcttttccaggatagctatccaattggatgaagaccgaaagctttctagcaaattcaagagaaaagaaagaagaagaagaatgaaaatattgatccattgaattacacagagctccctaacctaatgaaggagggtttagttcatcatagctcaattcaaattacaagaaaagaaaaagtgcagaaagcagagaagagaagTACAGAGTGGAATTTCCCACTTGGGTTTCTCACTGTCCAACcccttctaacttaaattctaagctatttatacactttcttcaattgattTTCAGGTCATCTGGATTGGGCGTTTGGCCTTTGTTGGAATTGATTTAGCTGGCTTCCAATGCAGTTGAAAAGAGAGAGGTGCCAATTGTGCAATTCTGATATTAACGTTGGAGTCAACGTTTTTGGgcaaacgttgagtcaaacgttctTTAGGAAAGATGGATTCTGGGTGCTGCAATCaatgtttgactcaacgttggggtGCCAACGTTcgcccatccacgcgtgcgcatggcatACGCGTACGCCTGGATGGCACATTTTACAACTTCACGCGTTTGTGCTGCCTATGCGTGTGCGTTTTTGGGACCAAAATGCACATCCACGCGTGCGAGTCACctatgcgtgcgcgtggatgcaaaataCCCAATTCCAATTTTTGAAAGCTTTTCAAAGACGTTGGACCCAGCATTTAAGTGGAAACGCTCCCTCC contains:
- the LOC112703399 gene encoding uncharacterized protein, whose translation is MAKPGRGHRSPPSGSGSSSRSRSSSPSDSRSSSRSRSLSRSRSPSRSRSFSSSSSSPSRSSRSRSRSPPPQRRRSSPEAARRGRSPPPQSRRASPPPRKPSPVRESLVLHVEKLSRNVNEGHLKEIFSNFGEVVSVELAMDRTVNLPKGYGYVQFKTRADAEQALLHMDGAQIDGNVVKARFTLPPRQKVSSPPKAAAVALKRDGPRTDNASADVEKDGTKRPRESPRRKPPPSPRRRSPVPRRVGSPRRPDSPIRRRADSPIRRRLDSPHRRGDTPPRRRPISPGRGRSPSPPRRLRSPARVSPRRLRGSPGRRRSPPPLRRRSPPRRARSPPRRSPISRRRSRSPIRRRSRSRSFSPRRGRPPVRRGRSSSYSDSPSPRKVSRRSKSRSRSPRRPLRGRGSSNSSSSSSPPPPRKP